Genomic segment of Eupeodes corollae chromosome 2, idEupCoro1.1, whole genome shotgun sequence:
CTAGAGGAGGTATTTTTCGTCATTGTCCCTTTTTATTCGTGTAGCCTTTTCAACAAGAAAAGTGTGACGACAACAATATGAGGCTAATTAGAAATTTAACAAATGGATTCGTTTCGTATAAGCTTTATGGTCGGTGTAAGGTATCTGCCAGCAGGGGGTTTGAAATGAAACTTGAAAAGAAGTACTCGTAGATGTGTGATTGTGAAGAAGGATGTCAGGTTGTGTTCGTTTATAACTACACACCTCTTTATTTTAAGTGAACCTCATAgtgaatgtatacaaatttacacACCATCATCATATAAGGACTAATGTCAGGCAAATTAGGAACAATAGCATGGtcttgaaataaacaaaacatacaaaatatagggtagttaaattttgaatgcaCAAAACTGCTCTGGAAAGTTCACAAGGGTATCACAACTTTTTaacttagttttgaaaaaatagaataggaagaatatttttgtaactAGCATTTTCGTAGGTTTCTAAGTAAgtgacattttgaaaaagaaggccttaaagtataaataaaatatttttaaatgagaatATATATAGGTGAACCGGCGAACTTCGTACCGTCGGTCGGCAGCAGTAGATCTTGGAATGACTGGTAGTGTTTGTCGGGAATCGGCAGATAATAAAATCACTGCACCACCAAAACATCTCGAGTCATTGCGCAGATCTTTTAATGCTCGGTCTAGTGCTTCCAATGCGAGTTTGTGCGCCATTGTACATTCGTCCcatatgatgatttttgatgctaCTAAAACTTTGGCCAATGCAGAGTGTTTCGAAATGTTACATGTCGGTTGTTCAGTAGTTTGAAAGTTTATACTCAATTTTAACGCTGAGTGAGCCGTACGGCATCCGTCTAACAATGTGGCCGCTATTCCAGAAGAAGCAATTGATACCGCAATTTCGGATCTCTCACGTACAGTGGCCAAAATCAATGACATGAGGAATGTCTTCCCAGTTCCACCGGAggaatccaaaaaaaataagccGCCATTTCCATCACCAATTACATTAATCAGTGTTTCATAGACTTCCCTCTGCTTAGGATTCAACAGAGGTATTTTCGTTTTAGCTGATTGGATTAGTTCATGTGGATCATATTCACGTTCACGTTCCAATTCTCTATTAAATGTGTCATTCATTCCGCGATCTGGCGCTGGCATTCCTAAACTTACTAACAAACTGCCGCACATGAGGTAACACGTTGAGCAGCATTCGACGCTGTGAAATATACTCTCTGACCGTTCTCTAGATGCACCCCCAAATGTAAAACAGTGGGATGACGTTCGTGAATAGGGAATGGAAATACACGCCAAATTGCTTCATTGCAGTTCACATATCTACCAACTTAATACCGCGTGATTTCATCGTTGGTATTGGATGTTTGAATACCAAAAACCGCCATGTCGCTCCCTTTCGTGACATATTTGCAAATGTATTTAATTGACTTGACCTAATTGCAATACTCAACATTACAATGTGCTTTGAATGTTTTGGAAAGAAGTGGCGAATATGGAACAATCCAACTGTTGTCAACTAAGAAATCGTTTCCTTTCACTTTAGTTGTTATAGTTCTACCATTATCATCGGGCGATCGATGCTGTTGCCTGTAATGGTCTCTGCCGTCAATTTTCGTTTGGAACACTTGCCGTTGACCATGCACGGTGATTGTCGGTTGATAATGCCACACGGTCCATGAATCATATTTGTGACTGCAACATCATGTAGGCCTGTATCGGTTTCAGGAGCAGAAATCTCCGCTCTTATGATGTCATCTATTTGATCTGGCCGAATTCTTTCGACTAACCAAATCAGAATGTGAGCATGCGGTAGGCCTCGTTTTTGCCATTCGATTGAATACATCCAGCATCGAGTATTCCCAAAGACGTGTTGCTTAACAATGTAATTCATTAGTGACCGAATTTTTGGCTGAAAACACGTGCGGTGATGTCGTGTCGATCACTTGATGTTTGTCCGGGAAGCACCAATTGAATAGTTACTATCCATTTCGGATAATATGTAAATGTAATAAATAGATCTGTCCGACCATAATCAAGAACATTATGTCATTGCATCCTGCGCATATTCATGCAAATGACgcggtaaaataaaatatacatatgtcgCCGGTAAAATAGTCAATCGACCAACGTTTTCTGAATCTCCTTCTGTGCTAATTGCATCGCGTAAATGGATATACTCTTCCAAACGCAATTTAGCTTGATTCAATGGAATGAAAGTCAAGCGCTCCGTTCCGATTTTAACGTACATGTCAACGCAATATTGTTGAAGCAGTCGACGAAATCGCAACAAATAATTGTCAGAATTTTCACGAATCATCAAACGATATGCGTAATAATTCATCGAACTAACCTTCTTGGTAGTTACCCCACCTGAAACAAGTGcactaaaaatgaaaacaacaatattGACCTTACCATTCAATGAATTaatcattttgatattgaagTGATATCCATCGTCTCCTTGCCAAAACATCAGCGGGTATTGTAACGCGCCATATAAACGGTGTGTTTCATATATTCTTTGTAGTTGCCCAGCATTGCGTCGTGTAAGTACAATATCACGTGTTTCCAAGTTTTCACCACTTGGATTGCCACTTAATCGATTGTTGGAACATTAAATGTGCGTTCATGTGTTCCAGCTGGTCTTTTATCTGCTCTGATCACAACTTTATAGTCATCACTTGGCATGTGCTCTAAAGCAGTCTTGATCAGCCTGACCAAATCGTAGCTGTGTTGATCCCTTGACGCCTGTCAAGTTGTTCTTCCCTACTGCCCTTGAAGTATATTTGCAAGAGTTTAAACTGTGCATCTTCTATAGGTTGCAATGATCCAATGCGATGGCAAATCTGGCCTTGAATCTGTAAAGTCAAAACTATAGTTATAGTTAGATTTacaaacactttttttcaaatagtaaCATGCCATTTTCATTTCAGAGACAAGTACAAAAATCTAACAAACTACATTCcagatttttttacaatgatagaaaataaagtttttaacgtaAATTACCTTAAATGTTGGATTATATCCGTGTTCTTCGATAATTTCCGCCCCAAATGAAGTCATTTGGAAACAGACATTGTATTTTTGAGTGTTCGCTAGAAAATTTCGTGATTCTAGTGTTTCGCCATAAAGCAGGGAACATAATGACTCTGGTGGCGGGACCAATAATGGCAATTTCACTTTAACACTAAGGCAGCACAAACCAGGCGTCTCAACAGCAAACTTCTGATTGATTGAAACTGATTGCTGGCAATCAACGTCCATTGGACCAATGCAAACTTAACGATGCAAGCTGTAGTCGATATTGCAATCATACAGAAACGCTGCTCGATTCAAATCAATACTTGAACCATTTCTTCTTGTACttcgaaaaatatttctctGTTTATCTGTACGATAAGCTCGACGATTTCTCATTTTTAACCTAGTCGTTTCACGGGCTGCCTCTCTTTGCTCTTGTGTTTGAGAATTAAGGCCCTTCTTTGCTCCATACTAACACGGCGCTATTCTCGTGCAATTTCTCGTTCTCCATCAGATAATTGACTAGCGATATTCCGTTGCCAACTTGAATTACGGCTTCGCTGGAAAAGATTAGATCTTCTAGGACGCGgcattgttattaaaatgtgcACTCGCATAAAACCACCAAATATAATAACAGTGCCTGAACTTTCGAGACATAGACAATAGCTCAAAGAGTGTATATCCACTACATATGAATAGCTTATCAAGAAAAATCATAGACAACCTATAAAAAGACAATTTTcgggaattaaaaattaaataattaataaataatttttcgaaaattaatgtctaaaacaaacaaatataacagCACTTGAACTTTGtagacattttacaaaaaattaatttctgaaCGCACACATGAtgtctttagaaaaaaataaagttgtggcTTAAAGATCTCATCAACCAGGCCATaagctcaaaaaaaaatgttttgtttttgacaggATTGGACAACAAATGTTTGACATGTAATAAACAAATCAGCATCTATTGAAATGATTAAGTATTCATTACACATATAgagttttgattgtttttaagatGTATTCTGCTATTCGGGacggaaaaaaatccaacaaatcaaaaaccatgGCAATCGGTCCATCCGTTCTCGAGTTATAAGTGTTGTAACaaacacgactttcttttatatatatagaagaagatagaagatagaagaagaagaagaagaagaagaagaaaaagaagaaaaagaagaagaagaagaagaagaagatatatGTTTGTCTTAATAATGTATGTAATTTTTCTACAATTTAACTTATCAAATCTGTCGctactttgaatcaaatatgtcatcactttgaatcaaatatgaagccaatttcaattaattacTTAAAACTGTCGAATTTGATGTAATTCatattacttttcaatataatttccttttaatttaGGATTTAATTgcaaagtaatacaaaaaatatcaaatttggtGTTTTAAAACATTAGGTATTCCtgtaaatgaaaatggaaatattacagataaaagtgaaattattttcaatgaagtaattgttatttatattaaaatatactaggtttaaattaaaaaataaatgcaaaatgtattgtgtttttatttaacatgaTAAGATTACCTGAGATCAGCCGTATTAAACCTTTTCTGAtaactaaaaacaaagaaaaaacaaccattgctgaaaattggaaaaaaggaCAAGCAACCTTtggcaaaaatttaagaaagttaATGCGAACTTTACTTAAGGCTTTTGAAAAAAGATACATAGATTTTGATCTTATTGTTAGattcgtatttatttatttcacaattcttacaaaaataattcttacacttaaatattttttttcaattattaaaagtttgcAGAATGCTTATTTATTGGTTATCTacatttgttacaaaaatttatttcttgtaaaagtttttctcttatttatttgatataagTGAAGTGGAGGACTTGTGAaagacttaatatttttttaaaagtaagttcCCGTTTTTTTCTCCAACTTCGTAGGCTTGAAAGTGTTCgttaaacattttaatctttatttcGGAACAAAGtgttaacaaattattattttcaaacagcaaattaattattttataaagcttAAAGGAGGAATCAGCAACAGCTAagtagttattatttttgtacagtATACCCTCATACGTCACACAACCTGCAAATCTGACTTTGTCTAAAATGATACCGGAAGAAACTAATTTGGAATAATTACTTAACAAATCATcgcttttaaaaatacttttatcaaAGGGAGGTTTAATCCCTaacttatttttagttaaaaaataagaaaattgcagCGATGCCTTAATGGCAAgtgaattattgaaatttgacGTATGAGGGTATCTAGACATTTGGAGGATATACTTACAATTTCTATGGTTTTATACAGTTTATTTATGatgttaaaaactaaatatttttctttgaacagCTAATAAGTCGGTATAGCtaaagaaatttaaacattttatggtAAAGGGAAAACGCATTTAATTCAAAAGTGATGatcatttgaattaaattaaattctgagATTGATTTAATGTCGTTACAACTTTGATTTGAAGTAGTTCCGTCAttgaatggaaaataaatattttctactttGAATCAAAGTTGTTTCAGCTTTGAAATAACGTTGTTTCTTGTCTATTTTTTCATGTGATAAGGGGAAAACgagtttgaattaaaatttcccACCACTTGATTTAAAGTTAACGAAGAATTTTCGCCAGTttgatttaatgatttttcaactttaattcaaattatttcacctttggatcaaaaataaaaatgttctactttaaattaaagtggAAACGCatttaaaactacattttttcgccttatttttttttttttaaatttgtatgatgTAAAGAAAACGAATTTGAATTAATGTGCTCAGCAATTAATTCAAAGAAACCAAATTTTTTTCCGACTTTGATTCAACAACGTGTGAACTTTGATATAAATGACTTCTTCTTtgaataagaaacaaatattttctactttAAATAAGAGAGGTTCCGTCTTTTAATCAACGTTGTTTttcgtttgaaatattttcaaccaaaaaaatacattgattTGAAcgcgtttattttttattcaaatgcgTTTCGTAGTAAAACACCTTGTTTAATAGGTTTCGTATTAAAAGCTAAGTAGTTTTACTTTGATTTATAGTTGTTTTTTCGAAGTGGCCTTCAACGTAAATTCAAAAGGAATCGCATTACATTTTACGTTGCCATTTTTCTCTGAGTGTACTAGTTATTTCGTATGACATTTGTTAAAGTCGATATCATTATTGGTTcgtgtagttttattttaattttaggtcTTTTCCCTGTCAACACTTGACCGTAACTCAGTTTCCTGTCGCACTTGTCAATTAAATACTGACTGATATGTGAATTGgaatttcttttttcgtttgatCAGAGAGTAATTGTCATTTCGAATTTTTCGAACAATTCCTAACAATTGTGGAAAAATACTGAACAATTCATTGTcatgacaatttttgtataaaacaacaaaattgttaaatttcttaTGAAATAGGTTTTGCCAATTAATTAAGTTGTAAATTAGCGAATTGTTACCTGTCGCAAATGTCAATGTTTATAAGATAGGTAATTTCAAAGATAATGACAAGTTCGAATCATGATTAAATTtacataatagaaaaaagtacgtatacgcccaagtgaacaCCGAAATTCTTTTTCAtataccaaattaaaaataaaattaatgtcttAAGATACTCCAAGCTCCAAATCAATtagaaaaattgactttttgcaAATCATCTAAttcgttttaagttttgttcaaATACTCATTTTAGCGATTTCGAAAGATCAACGTACATTCTccattgaaatgtcaaaaaaagaagaaaatcccATTATCCATTTCCACCCCAACCAGAGCTTAACATATTCctagaaaattggaaaatctaTAAGTAGTATTACTTTATCTTCCCCAGCTCCAATAGACATTAGAGAAAAATCAATatccacaacaacaacaaacgaaACAAAGAATAACATTAATGTCTCTGTCGATTGCACGCAACTCTTATTCTTTCCCTTAACCCCACGTCATTTTGTTAACTATATTGAAATCCAATATTATCGGTCTTCTTGAGTGATGTGACACTATACAGACACGggacaatattatttaaacagaaACCGAACAAggacatttttcttctttttgacaTTGCACGCAGTAGCAGCAGTAGTAGCAGAGTCCTGATGGCAATCTTCTTATTAGTGTGTTGGTTGTAAAAACAAATGCCTGACTTAATAAGGCCCTGGTACTATGGACTCGTAGAAAATGAGAAGAGAGAgaattatataataaaacttaataagAGCATCCTGATAGAAAATGTTGTTCTATTGCTCTGGTGACGCAGTTTCCGGGTTAAGTTGAATGttaatcaaaatacaaaagaaaagaagattattaaatactctttttataattattaagatacaaaattgttaagaaattgCATACAAATAAGTGAACCTTTTAAAGAgtaatcaacaaaaaaacaa
This window contains:
- the LOC129944971 gene encoding uncharacterized protein LOC129944971, which gives rise to MDVDCQQSVSINQKFAVETPGLCCLSVKVKLPLLVPPPESLCSLLYGETLESRNFLANTQKYNVCFQMTSFGAEIIEEHGYNPTFKIQGQICHRIGSLQPIEDAQFKLLQIYFKGSREEQLDRRQGINTATICALVSGGVTTKKVSSMNYYAYRLMIRENSDNYLLRFRRLLQQYCVDMYVKIGTERLTFIPLNQAKLRLEEYIHLRDAISTEGDSENVGRLTILPATYVYFILPRHLHEYAQDAMT